One Pyrococcus furiosus DSM 3638 genomic region harbors:
- a CDS encoding metalloprotease, which yields MKRQEIEDLLISFIVLLLLFSDFNIRIMPFVVPALLTAFIFHELAHRQVARYYGYYALYKRWDTGIIIALLLGLFSKLLTGSTWVFAALGAVHIYAPYQFWRDKKSEGIIALSGPLSNIIVAIVSVILSNFTGGVLKLIFTYTAGVNSWLAFFNLLPFPSLDGFKVLLWNPGYWGISIGVAFMLYNLV from the coding sequence TACTCCTTTTTTCGGACTTTAATATTAGAATTATGCCTTTCGTTGTCCCAGCACTTCTCACAGCGTTTATTTTTCATGAACTTGCTCATAGACAAGTGGCAAGGTATTATGGATACTATGCCTTGTACAAGAGATGGGATACTGGTATAATAATAGCACTACTCCTAGGCCTATTCTCGAAGCTTCTCACTGGCAGTACATGGGTTTTTGCTGCCCTTGGTGCAGTCCATATTTACGCTCCATATCAATTTTGGAGAGATAAGAAAAGTGAGGGCATAATAGCATTATCGGGGCCACTCTCAAACATTATAGTGGCCATTGTTTCAGTTATCCTCTCCAATTTTACAGGAGGGGTATTAAAGTTAATCTTTACCTACACTGCAGGAGTAAATTCATGGCTAGCATTCTTCAACTTACTTCCATTCCCATCCCTTGACGGCTTTAAGGTTCTCTTGTGGAATCCTGGGTACTGGGGAATTTCGATAGGAGTTGCATTCATGCTTTACAATCTAGTTTAA